TTACCTTTCCCGACACGGAAAACGCCGATGAAACGAACGAAGTAAGATCCCGAAGCAGATTCTCAGTGAATTTGCGAAGATCTGAAGAAAACACTCGAAGAAACCGCTGGAATTCTTGGGAAGTTTGGAGAGATTTGAGCGAATAAAGTTTTGAAATGAAGAAAAGAGGCGATATTTATAGGCCACGATCTAAAAACCGCCCAACTTCCACTTTATTCCCAACCAATTAATCAAAGACACTTCCGAGGACTCTTCTCGACACTTGTTCCACAAATACACGAATCCAAATGCTTCCTTTTGAAAAAGGgagggaacttttggacttctgacagctggaaacccacccatttaatccTAAATGGGCTGGGTctgggggggcatgttgtttgggttcccaattgaatatcaattgagccactaagtccaaagcccaatggctcaacACAACAAACACCAAACCCATTGTTACTCAacatggctattcagccaccaacaaggcccacggcccaacggtaataaatgacctatgggcacatttattacacaaacactataaataggccgccaaggctcacacctcaaggtacgtccaattttcgccttaagactactctctagagaatttctctctagaatccgagcatcgttcttacttaggcatcggaggggctttcctcggaaacacccccgaggctagtaacgttgtcattgtgcaggtaaattcggacacaactcattcaagctaccaagatcttcaacacactcgaaagggccttcattcgaagcccattgtttcaacaccggaacaacaccgatctcatgcattttattAGAAATATCACTATGGGGAGACCAGATAAAATCTTCAAGGCACGAGATAAAACGTTTTCCTAATAGTATTTTATCGACCCACAATGGAACAATCGGGTTCATGATAACACTATTGAGATACAATGAAGAATCAATTGATATTGTGTGTTCtcacaaaatcaatccaacaagaatttGTGTTTATCACTCAAATATCTCACTTTGAAGAAATAGTTTGCAAGAAGATTCCTCCAATGTATGCAGGTGTAATTCATATGTTAACCATGATATTAAATGTGTCATAAGTACTCCATATATAGAGTTCTTAATGAAGAGTCACCGTTGGAAATAATATCCAACGGTTACATCCAAGCAACCGTCACAAAAATGCTCAAAATGGACACTTTCTCcattcgcccgacgggcgggattcgcccgatcgggcgcgcgtgcAACATTTAATTTCTCAAGAaattcgcccgacgggcgggctAATGCAACGCCAAAACCATTGCAATAGCCTAAATAACCGTTACATCCGCTTGGAATAAACTCTAAACATTATACTACCTCCTCAACTCCTAGTATAATACACACTTCCCATTTAACTCATAAACCCATTTACTCTATAAATGTTCCAACACATTTCCACAACCACGACCTCTATCACGAAAATTTTCTCTGTCATGACTACAACTTCCTTCATATGTGTTGATTCctgggttttgatgatgacaagcttacACTCTACTGATTGTTTGATTAAAGAATGACAGGAACATGTAACTATAAGTAAGAACAAATACGCGAAGAAACAAAGCTGAGAAGCTACGAAGAAATTAAGTCCAAAGCTATGAAGAAATCAAGACCAAAGTATATGGAAAGATTAAATCGTGGACTAAGGAGTCTGAAGCACAACAAGTCCTATGAGTCCAGAAAGGTATAAGATTAGTGTATTCAAATACagcttagtatgggaacagagtATTTCGAAGAGTCCTAGTTGAATCTTGAATCTAAAGAAAATcggtttttgtttttctaaaGATAAACATCGAGGATTAAAACTGATTTTACTATCCTACTTAAAGTTATACTCTTAAAGTTTTTAAGTTGATTTACAACTCTCAGATTAGTAAAGATAGGATTTATCTAAACGCGTTTTTAAAGAAACTGTttgcgaaaatctatctttcgAAAAGAGTCCTAACTAGTGTTGGATTAGAATCTAGGGTAAAAGCTTGGATTCTTATAAATAGACCTTAAGATCTTCACGAAACTTTTATCAGACTTTTTACTATTaaaccggaagctttcaggtatcacccttaaagttttaatctttaaagtgtctgttcctgttcccatatagagcagtatttgttacttgGTTTTATATCTTGTGTTAGTATTAGTTTAATATCTATTCCTTTCATTATTGTGTTGAGTTATTGTAtgataagcctgagtcaggcttacttagGAAAGAGTGAAGATCTCGCAAGAGATCTGTGAGGTGaagcagttgagggactgttttCATAAGGGAAAGAACAAagagggttgttcctagtcatctgtAATCAGAGGCGATTAaaagattgtggcccgagtagattaggcttgtaaagaaactgagttgtttttcctaattagtgaatgtgtttaagtccccaaaggggccgtggttttttcctctctattgggcctagagagttttccacgctaaatcttgcttgcatattttactgtttctgttcctagtagtttaatttttgtaaaaccgtaaaatatcaattcaccccccctcttgaggaactctgtgaaactaacaattggtatcagagccagaaccTTTAACTGCAGGTAACTCTGTCGGGAAAAACGATTCTGAAGCTATGAACACTAATGAGAAACTAGAAGAGGGATACTCAACACAACGACCTCCAATGTTTAGTGGCAAGTACTATTCGTATTGGAgaaacaggatggagatctTCATTAAGGCTGAGAACTATCAAGTATGGAGAGTTATTGAAGTAGGAGACTTCCAAGTCACTAAGCTAAATACCTCTGGAGAAACTGTTCCTAAGCCGATTGCTGAATTTGACAAAGTCGACTATGAAAAGCTTGAActtaatgccatggctgtcaaaattctGCACTGTGGACTAGGTCCAAACGAGCACAATAGAGTAATGGGCTGCAAGAATGCGAAGCAGATTTGGGATCTGCTCCAGGTCactcatgaaggaacaaacGAAGTCAAAAGATCAAAGATTGATCTCTTAATGCACCAGTATGAGCTGTTCACCATGAAGCCCTCTGAAACAATTCAAGACATGATCACTCGCTTCACGAACATCATCAATGAACTGAACTCTCTTGGAAAAATCATAACTCCTGAGGAACAAGTTAGGAAGGTTCTAAGAAGTCTTCCCCAAGATCCCTGGATGGCCAAGGTTACGGCTCTTCAGGAAACCAAAGACTTCACCAAATTTAACCTGGAACAACTGGCTGGATCTCTCTTAACTCATGAACTGCAATTGAATGCACGACCTTCAGAGAATACCAAAAATAGGGCCCTTGCtctaaaaactgaaaatgatGAAAACTCTGAAGAAGATGAGGAGACAACTCTATTTGCTAGGAGATTCAGAAGAATGTTTAGGAACTATAAAGATGGAGATCACAGAGGCAAACCAAATCGAAAATTCTCCAAAACCGATACTGGATGCCATAAGTGTGGAAACTTGGAACATCGCATTAGGGAATGTCCTCTCTGGGATCAAGAAcgaggaaaaggaaaggaaacagCCAAAGACAAATATAAAGATAACAGGAATTCATTCTCCAAAACTGAGGTAAGAAAAGCCATGATTGCTGCATGGGGAGACACTTCTTCAGATGAGGAACAGGAACAACCCAACGGAGAAACAGCTCACCTGTGCCTTGTAGCTGAACACGAAGAAGATGGATCAGACTCAGAAGATGAATCTCTTTCTAAATTAGAACTGTTTGACTTGCTTTCCTGTCTCACGAGTGACTATGAGGATCTCCtaaaagaaaagctagattcTGATAAGAAACACCAGACCACCATAAAGGAACTCACTGAGGAGCTAGAATGGACTAAAAATACAAACATAGATATAGAAAATCGTTTCTTCAGTCTCTTTGATCAGAACCTCCACATAAAAGAAATCTGTGAAGCCTTGCGAAATGAGAACTCCTGGCTAAAGAAAGAATTGATTGACCTAGAAGTAGCCAAGACTAAAACCCTTTATAAAAGTGAACTAGAAAGAACTCAACTGGAACTAGTCAAGATTCACCAAGAAAAGACCAACCTAGAAGATGAATTGGCTAGAAAGACTAGACACAGAATAGAAGGAACACCTAAATGGATAGAAGAAGCTAGAACCAAACGCACAAAAGGGTTAGGTTTCAATCATAAGAAACGTCACCCTAGAAAGACCAGAGTAGATCTCTACAGTGACATAGTATGCTCCTTTGTGGTCTAATTGGTCATTATAGAGACTCATGCCCCAAAAACCAAAGAGGCTTGGAAAAGAACATTGAACACACCAGGACTAAATGGGTAAAGAAGAGCGATTTGATTCCAAGCAAGGAACCCAAGCTATGCTGGGTTCCTAAAAACTCTAACTACAATTTTCATGCAGGtcgaagtgagggggaacaacacatggtacctagatagcggttgttccaagcacatgacaggagacagaaACAAATTTCTCTCACTCACGAACTATGAAGGTGGAACTGTGACTTTTGACGATAATAAGAAAGGTAACATCATTGGCATTGGTAAGGTCGGTAAGTCAAAGTCTCACTCCATCGATAACGTATTTTTAGTTGAAGGTCTAGGACATAGCTTgttaagcatctctcaattctgtgacaaaggaaattatgctaaattcttCTCGAATAAATGTCTAATTATCAACAGTAACACTGAAACAGTGATCTTAGAGGGACAGaggaaagggaacacatatgtgGTCAACCTTAACTCTGTTCCTCACTCCAATCTGACCTGTCTCAgcgttattgaagatgatccattATTATGGCATAAAAGATTTGGTCATGCTAGTTTTTCTCTAATGAACAAGTTGAATTCAAAAAATTTAGTCACAGGTCTTCCGAATACAAAGTTCGCAAAATTATCAGTATGTGATGCCTGTATCAAAGGAAAACAAGTAAGGACTTCTTTTAAATCTAAGGGAGTAATCAGTACAACAAGACCACTGGAGCTGATCCACATGGATTTATGCGGACCTATGAGaactcaaagcagaagtggaaaGAGATATGTGCTCGTAATTGTATATGACTTCTCAAGATACACATGGGTAATTTTCCTAGCTAGCAAGGAAGAAACATTTGAAAAATTCGTGGCTTTCGCCTCTAGGGTCCAACGACAAAGCAATCACAAACTGGTccacatcagatcagatcatggtacAGAATTCCAAAACAAGAAATATGATGACCTATGTAAAGAGTCAGGAATATATCATAACTTCTTTGCACCTAGAACACCTCAACAGAATGGTGTAGTAGAAAGAAACAACTGAACTCTTGAAGACATGACAAGGACAATGCTGATTGCTAGTGGACTTCCAAAAAGTTTCTGGGCCGAAGCTCTAAACACAGCATGCTATGTGCTCAATCGAGTATTAATTAGAGCCATCAAAAACAAAACCCCATATGAATTATACAGAGGAAGAAAACCCTCTATAACACATCTCAGAATCTTTGGATGCAAATGTttcgtccacaacaatggaaaagatCAACTGGGAAAATTTGATGCACGAAGTGATGAAGCTATATTCTTGGGATATGCCTCAAACAGTAAagcatatcgagtattcaacaaaaggaccatgtgcatggaagaaagcatacatattatatttgatgaaacTGACTCCCAAAACTTTGTTACAGGTACAACCCCTGACGGAAACTTCGAACTAGGACTCACAAGAGAAACAGAAGACGAAGAAGTAAGAAGGACTTCTCAAATAGAAGAACACGCTCAGAATGAAGAAACACCTGAAGGTGGCACAGTTGAAGTGGAACAGATACAAACTGAAGATCATATAAAACCAAATGCTCAAGTGGAACAGCGTGCTGAAGAAGTCACTACACCATTCCAACCcagaccttggaaacatcaaagctcaCATCCACTTGACCAAATAATTAGTGATCTTGGACGAGGAACAACTACGAGATCACAACTTAAAAACTTTTGTGCTTTCTATGCCTATTTATCCATGATTgaacctaaaaattataaagaggcactaactgactctgattggatcattgccatgcaggaGGAACTCAATGAATTCGAAAGGAATAAAGTATGGCATCTTGAGCCCACACCCTTAACCAATAGAGTAATAGGTTTAAAGTGGGTATTCCGAAACAAACAAGACGAACATGCAACTATCACTAGGAATAAAGCCAGATTGGTCGTCAAGGGGTACAATCAGCAAGAAGGGATAGATTTTGAAGAGACCTTTGCTCCAGTTGCCAGAATGGAAGCAATATGCATACTTATAGCATTTGCATCATACATGGGGTTCAAactctatcaaatggatgtaaaatgtgCGTTCCTAAACGGACATCTCAAAGAGGaagtctatgtggaacaaccacCAGGATTTGAAGATCCAGAATACCCCTCACATGTATACAAGCTAGACAAAGCACTATATGGACTGAAGCAAGCTCCAAGAGCATGGTATGAACGTCTCTCTCACTTCCTACTAGACAATAAATTCAATCGAGGTAAGGTTGATAGAACCCTGTTCCTTAAGTCAAGAAATACAGACATACTAATCGTTCAaatctatgttgatgatattatatttggtgCTACTAACGAAGATCTTTGCAAGGAATTCTCTGACTTAATGCAacaagaatttcaaatgagcatgatgggagaaCTTAACTTCTTCCTGGGTCTCCAAATCAAAAAAACGGAACAAGGCATCATGATACTTCAACAGAAATACATAAAGGATCTCAtcaagaaatatggaatggagtcTGCTAAAAGCAATCATACTCCAATGGGAACAACCATGAGACTAgatgaggatcaagaaggtaAAAGTGTTGACCAAACaagatacagaggtatgataggTTCTTTACTTTATCTCACAGCAAGCAGACCAGACATTGCATTCAGTGTAGGTGTCTGTGCCCGCTTTCAATCTAATCCAAAAGAATCTCATCTTACAGCAGTCAAAAGAATTCTAAGATATCTAAAAGGAACAGATGATTTATGCTTATGGTACCCTAACTATGATCACTTTGACCTCAAAGGATATACAGATGCTGACTATGCATGTGATTTAGTAaacagaaaaagcacatcaggaaTGGTTCAGTTCCTAGGAGCATGTGCAGTTTCCTGGGCttccaagaaacaaaacacCGTGGCATTATCCACAACAGAAGCAGAATATGTAGCTGCCGCTTCATGCTGTTCCCAAATGCTATGGATCAAACAACAACTTAGAGACTttggtatgaaattaaaatgtgtTCCTATCCTGTGCGACAACACTAGTGCCATATGCATATCAAAGGATCCAGTCCACCACTCAAGAGTTAAACACATTCACATTCGACATCATTTTTTAAAAGAATacgtggaaaaggaactggtcaAACTCGAATTCTGCCCCACAGAAGATCAAGTAGCTGACATCTTGACCAAACCACTTAACAGGGACAGACACGACAAGCTAAGGTTAGAACTTGGTATGATACGAATACAATGATAACTGTTACCCTTACTTATTTTCTAACCTCACTGGCTATTattatggaaaaaaaaattatgtcttcgtttttttttaaagtaatcTTTCTTATTGAATGGACTAACAATCAGACTCAGATTGCAAAATCCAGTTGTGCATTACCACAGCCACGTCTGCACACTATTAAGGTAATCGCACTTGTTTCCAATACTTGCATTCAATTAGAGGTCTAAGTGGGAATACTaaaaatgaatggaaagcatTTAATTTGATTCATCGAATCTTACAAAACCCGGTGCATGCATTACTATTCCATTTTCTTCACTCAAACACGCTTCCCACACTCCGATTCCCAACACAAAACTCTTCCCATTCCAATCATTCCGCCTATAAAAATCGCGGAACATCCCCTCCTTCTCATCAAATCCCcaatttttaaatttcaaaaaatatcTTATCTCTCCTAGTAAATCGCAACTGCCACCCCTATAAAATCATGACCCTCTACAAACTTCAATTCCAAAACCCTACAAATTCATCTTCTCCTTCTGAACCCATAATCACCGTTATACCTCTTCAAACCATTCATCCAGAAACAATGCCTCCCAAACAACCAACTCCCAAACCATCAGCTGCAAAATCCACTGCAAAACTCACCACCAAACGAAAGCTGGTCATGAAGAAGGAAGTCGCCGCTTTGACTCAGGGGGAACCTCACCTTCCAATGGAGAAGAAGGTAAAACTCGAACCCACAAAATTTTTCTATTTTCCCCCCGATCGTATGCTCCCTGGTCTTAGCATTGATTTTGCGTGGTGTCGAGAAGTAGGGTTTGTAGAGTTGTTGGAGTCGATCGAATCTCAGGGTTGGACTTATCTTTTTGAGGTTTGTTCTAAAGCTTGCATATATCCAGAAGCAATGGGGGAATTTTGCTCTAATTTTGTCAATCAAAAGGGGGTTTGTCACTCTGAAGTTAATGGGAAGCAATTTAGCTTCGATGCTGAGAAATTGGGCTGCTGGTTCAAAGTCCCTGTATTAGAAGAGGAGGTCTATCACAAGGGTAAGGGTCAAATTGAGCTTGGGGGTGCGACAATGAAGGAAGTTTACTCTTATTTTGGGGGTCAAGGTAAGCACCCAAAAGCTCTCAACCAGTCTGTCCTGACTCCTTTTCAAAAAGTTCTTTTCAATGTGGTACGAAAGGGTCTTGTTCCGCGTCATGAAAAACGGGCTTTGGCAAGCAGGTTAGATCTAATATACATCATTCTCTCAGAATCCCAACGCCAAATAAACTTTCCTGCAGTTTTTATTTCCCATCTCACTCACTCCATCTCCCAGAACAACATGATTGGGTATGGCTCTCTTCTTACCTTCATCATGAGAAAGGTAGGAGTTGACCTTACTCTTTACACTGCTGAACCTCTTACTTCAGCCCATATTCTTAACAAAGCTTGCTTGAATGGGATTAGTCTGAGTGTGGTTGATGGAGTAGTCTGTGTTGGTAAGTCGAATGTTGGAGATACCACACCACAGGAAGATGAGGGAGAAGAGGATGTAGATGACGAGGAGTTTTCTAAAGAAGAGGGTGAGGTGGCCTTTCCCTGTCAAGAAGAAGAGGGCCAGTCAGAGGATGTGTCTCACACTGAGtgccaaaaagaaaaaagcccTATACCAGCCACCTCACCTATCAAACAACCTAATCTCTCGCCTGTGTCTACTTAGCCCATTCGCCGTAGCAGCCGTCTTGCCAGTTCCTCCAAGGGAGTACCTCCGGTGTATCGGGTTGAGGACTCTGACTCAGACAAAGAAGGTGAAACCCAGTCAGCTGCTCCCTCACCAGATGGCTCAATTCAGCTCCTAATGACCAAGGTAGATCAACTGCAGCTGGACAATGTTGTTCTGTTATCTGCTGTCACATCTTTACAGGAGCTGATACACAAGATGCAGCAGGACCAAGCTGAGTTCTTCAATGACATGACGGAGCGCCTCGCTGACATGGTCATAGAAGAAGTGGCGAATGCTGAAGATGCTGCTCCCCAAACCTGACCCTGCCAAAGACTTTGCTTACCCCACCCCATATATTTTGTTGTCTCATAAACAATTTCATCTTTGCTTGCTCTTTGAACAATTTCTTTTGGTTGGTTTTTGATGCGCCAGGTTTATGACTAATGCTCATTAGTGCGCTTTTCCTACGTTCTGATAGTTGACCCACATTGACTTGTAGGATTTTTGCTTGTATTGTGCTCTATGTTGCGTTTTCCTTGTTTTGCTTGCAGGGGTGCGGTCAAAATCGTTGACCGACTTGAGCTGCATGATGCCTATCTGATTGAAAGGGTAACATAGTTCACATATATTCTTTCTTCTGTTTTGTGAAATCGTTTTTCCACTGCACCCTTTTTGATAATTCCAAAGGGGGAAGATATTGAGAGGGCAACTTGTGTTCAAAACTGTTTGTATCTATACGTGGGTTCGAAACCTCAGTGACACATCTGTTCCTGGTTAAGATTGATTTTGGTACTTGACTGTCAGGTTACATGTTTCATTCCTTAGTCATTTGTACATATTTTATTCTTATCAAGTTGtaaggttgtcatcatcaaaaagggagaaattgttgattcctgggttttgatgatgacaagcttacACTCTACTGATTGTTTGATTAAAGAATGACAGGAACAGGTCACTATAAGTAAGAACAAATACGCGAAGAAACAAAGCTGAGAAGCTACGAAAAAATTAAGTCCAAAGTTATGAAGAAATCAAGACCAAAGTATATGGAAAGATTAAATCGTGGACTAAGGAGTCTGAAGCACAGCAAGTCCTATGAGTCCAAAAGGTATAAGATTAGTGTATTCAAATACagcttagtatgggaacagagtATTTCGAAGAGTCCTTGTTGAATCTTGAATCTAAAGAAAATcggtttttgtttttctaaaGATAAACATCGAGGATTAAAACTGATTTTACTATCCTACTTAAAGTTATACTCTTAAAGTTTTTAAGTTGATTTACAACTCTCAGATTAGTAAAGATAGGATTTATCTAAACGCGTTTTTAAAGAAACTGTTTGCGAAAATCTATATTTCGAAAAGAGTCCTAACTAGTGTTGGATTAGAACCTAGGGTATAAGCTTGGATTCTTATAAATAGACCTTAAGATCTTCACGAAACTTTTATCAGACTTTTTACTATTaaaccggaagctttcaggtatcacccttaaagttttaatctttaaagtgtttgttcctgttcccatatagagcaaTATTTGTTACTTGGTTTTATATCTTGTGTTAGTATTAGTTTAATATCTATTCGTTTCATTATTGTGTTGAGTTATTGTAtgataagcctgagtcaggcttacttaaGAAAGAGCGAAGATCTCGCAAGAGATCTGTGAGGTGaagcagttgagggactgttttCATAAGGGAAAGAACAAagagggttgttcctagtcatctgtAATCAGAGGCGATTAaaagattgtggcccgagtagattaggcttgtaaagaaactgagttgttttgcctaattagtgaatgtgtttaagtccccaaaggggccgtggttttttcctctctattgggcctagagagttttccacgctaaatcttgcttgcatattttactgtttctgttcctaatagtttaatttttataaaaccgtaaaatatcaattcacccccctcttgaggaactctgtgAAACTAACAATATGCCAATCATTTGACTGCCATTTACCAGACGAACACCCCTCCACTTTAAATGTTGTCTCTTCTACTTTTTACAGGTTTTTCAAACCTTTCTTCATGAGCCATCAAGGAACTCATCAACTCACCAAAATTATAAGATGATAGGTCCATAGACTCCAAGATTGACGTGGCAACATATTATAATCTTTGTGTAGAGTGTAGATTCTTCAACACCTGGCGAACAAGAGTATTATTGAGGATTGTTTCACCATAAATCCTCATTTAACCCATAATACCAGACATTTTAgataaaatacttcgtatatgtttTCCATTCCAGTGCAATGCCATACACTTTAATCATGTTACATTATTAAATTGAATTTTTAATACGTTTTCCATTCCAATGGCGAGAAGAGATATATTTTACATTTTAGAGGGGTTATAATTGGAGATATCATTGTTTCTGGTACAGAAGTTCCTATAAAAATGGGAAGTGTCTTACCTTTGACCGATATGTCCTTAGGCACGGCCATACATAACATAGAAATCACACTTGGAAGGGGTGGACAATTAGCTAGAGCAGCGGGTGCTGTAGCGAAGCTGATTGCAAAAGAGGGGATCGGAAATCGGCCACATTAAAATTAATTACCTTCTGGGGAGGTCCGTTTGATATCCAAAAATTGCTCGGCAACAGTCGGACAAATGGAAAATGTTAGATTGAACCAAAAAAGGGTGGGTAGAGCCGGATCTAAGCGTTGGCTAGGGAAAAAgtgtgattaaaaaaaaaaagtactatACTAGATGAACTATTTTAAAGGTACAAAGTAGAGGTTGTGTTTGATAAACAACTTTAAGCTTAAGAGTGAAGTCTAATCTAAATACTTCGTGTATTATTTTTACATCATTACAAGAATAGCTATTTATTAGTAATATCACAATGGATTATTCTTGGGTGAACCTGATCCACGATAATATTAGTGTGGATCCAAAACTAATACTTTTCTCTAGCACCCTTTATACATACATACAAACCTTTATTgtttatatagtaactataataaattaaacagcAAAATTCTTagatatagtaaccattttttcaatcataGTAACCCTGTGTTTTTAAAAGCGAATTGTGAGTTAAAATCTCATTATTCAAACATAACATGTAGCAACTACACCAATTTGATTATTTTCCCCCCATAATAATCTTAATAAACATGCCAAATAAAATTATGCACAAGTTTTTGACATATTTTTAGACATGgttcacaataaatttagtgtagaCCGGGTCCATTTAAGAATTGATGTATCGCAATTTACTGCGTATATCAAAATCTGGGCCGGATCAGACCGAGCTTTAACACAAAAAAACATGTCCAaacccatatatatatatatatatatatatatatatatatatatatatatatatatatatatatatatatagctgACTTTTAGGAAACAAAGTATTTTCGGGCCGGGATCGAGGCTTTAGTTTTCAAAAACATCTTTTAGGTTGCCCAAACCCGTAAGTTTTGGATCGGGCCGTGTCGGGCTAGCGGGCTACTGTAGTTGAACAAGGGTCTATTAAGAGAATTCTATTCTCCCTAACAAGTTAGCAACCCACAAGTTGTCCACCAAACCCATCTTCCTCTCCCTAATGTTGTTGAGTTTTATAACTAACAATTACTCCGTATACTACTACATAACAATTAACAACTAACCACTCACCACTTTATAAATTATAACCACAACATTCTCCCATTAATCACAAAATAATTctctaaaaacaaaataaaaatggtGAACCTCGTGGAAGCTCAAAAGCCCCTCCTCCACGGCCTTATGAAAATGGCCGGAATCCGCCCAACAACGGTGGAGCTTGAACCCGCGGGTACGTCCATGTCTTTCTGGGTACCCGCAGAATCACTCCCAAAACCCAACAAAAAACCCAGTAAGAAGCCCGAAAGGCCCAAACCCGTGGTAGTCCTAATCCATGGGTTCGCCGCCGAGGGGCTAGTGACGTGGCAATTCCAAGTAGGAGCACTCACTAAAAAATACTCAGTCTACGTGCCGGACCTCCTCTTTTTCGGGAAATCCTGCACCGGTGCCACCGACAGGTCTCCGACGTTTCAGGCGGAGTGTTTGGCGGCGGCGCTGTCGAAGCTGGGTATCACCAGGTGTACACTGGTGGGGTTCAGTTATGGCGGGATGGTGGCGTTTAAGCTGGCGGAGATGCGGCCGGACTTGGTGGAGGCGGTGGTGGTTTCGGGGTCGAT
This genomic stretch from Spinacia oleracea cultivar Varoflay chromosome 3, BTI_SOV_V1, whole genome shotgun sequence harbors:
- the LOC110788633 gene encoding uncharacterized protein; this translates as MNTNEKLEEGYSTQRPPMFSGKYYSYWRNRMEIFIKAENYQVWRVIEVGDFQVTKLNTSGETVPKPIAEFDKVDYEKLELNAMAVKILHCGLGPNEHNRVMGCKNAKQIWDLLQVTHEGTNEVKRSKIDLLMHQYELFTMKPSETIQDMITRFTNIINELNSLGKIITPEEQVRKVLRSLPQDPWMAKVTALQETKDFTKFNLEQLAGSLLTHELQLNARPSENTKNRALALKTENDENSEEDEETTLFARRFRRMFRNYKDGDHRGKPNRKFSKTDTGCHKCGNLEHRIRECPLWDQERGKGKETAKDKYKDNRNSFSKTEVRKAMIAAWGDTSSDEEQEQPNGETAHLCLVAEHEEDGSDSEDESLSKLELFDLLSCLTSDYEDLLKEKLDSDKKHQTTIKELTEELEWTKNTNIDIENRFFSLFDQNLHIKEICEALRNENSWLKKELIDLEVAKTKTLYKSELERTQLELVKIHQEKTNLEDELARKTRHRIEGTPKWIEEARTKRTKGLGFNHKKRHPRKTRVDLYSDIVCSFVV
- the LOC110788651 gene encoding uncharacterized protein gives rise to the protein MVNLVEAQKPLLHGLMKMAGIRPTTVELEPAGTSMSFWVPAESLPKPNKKPSKKPERPKPVVVLIHGFAAEGLVTWQFQVGALTKKYSVYVPDLLFFGKSCTGATDRSPTFQAECLAAALSKLGITRCTLVGFSYGGMVAFKLAEMRPDLVEAVVVSGSILAMTESISVAELNRMGFKSSSELLLPTSVKGLKSLLKIATHKKLWFPDCLHKDYLEVMFTNRKERSELLEGLVIANQNPDIPNFPQKIHLLWGESDQIFTIDIAQQMKEKLGEKASYEGIKKAGHLVHLERPCAYNRCLKRFLASVYPDVPDQK